AGGCTTTGGTGGCCCAGGGGTATCCTGTGCTGCGCCTGGAGGAAAAGCCGCGCACTTTGGAGCAGGTGTATCTGGCGGTGATGCAGGCCGCGACCCAAGGATGAAGAAGCCTATGTGGTTTGAACGAGCGAGGGATCGGGTGCGCCAGTTGGCCCTCTGGTACCGACCGGTGGGTGTGCTCTGGCAGCGGGAACTTCAGGATCAGTTGCGTGACTGGCGCATTCTGGCGCCGGTCTTCGTCCTGACTTTGCTCTTCCCGGCCATCGCCAACTTCACCGCCAAGCGGATGGTGGCCTTTACCGAGCACTATGGCGCTAAAGTGGTGGCTGAGAGCCTGTTCCCGTTTCTGATGTTGGCGGTGGCCTTTTTCCCCATTTCGATTTCTCTGGTGGTGGCCCTGGAGAGTTTCGCCGGGGAGCGCGAACGGGGCAGCATTGAGCCTCTCCTGGCGGCGCCTATCAGCGACGGGCAACTGTATTGGGGAAAACTCCTGGCGGTGCTTACTCTACCCTTGGCGGCGCTCTACACCGGCGTGTTCTTCTATGTACTGGTGATGGGCCTGCGGGTGGGATGGTGGCCTTCGACCCGCACCTGGGTCAGCGTGCTGGGCCTGAGCACCCTGCGAGCGCTGGCCATGGTGAGCAGCGCGGTGGTGATTTCCAGCCAGGCCACTTCGGTGCGGGGGGCTAATCTGCTGGCCTCGGCCATTATCATCCCCATGGCCTTCCTGTTGCAGGCCGAGGGGTACTTCATGTTTTGGCGGCACTACGATATGCTGATCTGGATCGCGCTGGGCCTGGCTGTGGTGACCTTGATCCTCACCCGATTGGGTCTGGCCCACTTCAACCGCGAGGGCCTGTTGGGCCGGGAACTCGATGTGTTCAACCTGGGCTGGATGAGGACGGTGCTGTTCGACGCCTTTCGGGGAGAGGCCCGTTCCTGGCATGAATGGGTGGTGGGTGCGTGGCGTCAGGCCTGGGGAGAACAGAAGGTGGCCCTGGGGCTGGTGGCGGCCCTCATGGCCTCCAGCGTGGCCATGGGCTATCATGTGGGCACTTTGTGGGTGCCGTCCCTGGTCAGGCAACACAGCGACGAAGTCGCCCAGGGCATTTTGGGTATTCTGGGCCCTTTGACCAACCCGGGCGGCGAGGGCTTTCCATGGCTTAACGGTTGGGCCATGCTCTCGCTTTTTGCCTATAACCTGCGGAGTTTGGGCCTGGCTTTTCTTGGCAGTTTGTTCACCCTGGGGGCCGTGGGGCTGTTGCTTCCGGTGTTGACCATGGGTGTGGTGGGCTTTGGGATGTATCTGGTACCGGCGGTGGGGCTGGCTTCACCCTGGCAATACTGGTGGCAGATGGTGCTCCCTCACGGCGTGGCCGAACTCCCGGCCATTCTGATTTTTGGCACCACCATGCTACGCATGGGAGCCCGCTGGATCGCTCCGGCCCAAGGGGCTTCGTTGGGTCAGGCCTGGTTGACGGCCCTTGGCGAGGCGGCGCGGGTCCTCGTCGCGGTGGTCATCCCGTTGTTCGCGCTGGCAGCCTTCCTGGAAGCCTTTGTTACCCCTTGGATGGTGGTGCATCCCTGGATGCCCTGAAGCCGCATAGGTACCGTGGGAGAACTCCCAGGCGAGGCAGCCCATGAACGGGGGCACAGAAAGAAAGGAGGAAGTCGGTAGTCATGCGTTGGGTTGTCCTGGGAACGGCTTCGGCCGTGCCCAAAGATGGGCTGGCCAATACCCATTTCGCTTTTGAGGATGGGGAGCGTCTTGTGTTGGTAGACGCCCCTGAAGGGGTGAGTTTGTTTTTGCAACGGGCAGGCTTGTCCCCCCAGGCCATCACGGATATTGTGCTGACGCATTTTCACCCGGACCATGTGAGCGGACTGGTGCCTTTGTTGATGGGACTGTGGCTGCAGGGCCGCCAGGCACCGCTACATCTTTACGGCCTGGAATACACCCTGAGTCGCGTGGAAACCCTGATGGATTTGTTCACCTGGAAGAACTGGCCGGATTTTTACCCATTGATCCTACACCGTATTCCCGAAGAAGAATACGCGTCGGTGCTGGAGACGCCCCACTCGCGCTGGGTGGCCTCCCCGGGGCGACATGTGATCCCGGTCATGGGCCTGCGGGTGGAGATGCCGTCCACAGG
This Anaerolineae bacterium DNA region includes the following protein-coding sequences:
- a CDS encoding ABC transporter permease subunit — encoded protein: MWFERARDRVRQLALWYRPVGVLWQRELQDQLRDWRILAPVFVLTLLFPAIANFTAKRMVAFTEHYGAKVVAESLFPFLMLAVAFFPISISLVVALESFAGERERGSIEPLLAAPISDGQLYWGKLLAVLTLPLAALYTGVFFYVLVMGLRVGWWPSTRTWVSVLGLSTLRALAMVSSAVVISSQATSVRGANLLASAIIIPMAFLLQAEGYFMFWRHYDMLIWIALGLAVVTLILTRLGLAHFNREGLLGRELDVFNLGWMRTVLFDAFRGEARSWHEWVVGAWRQAWGEQKVALGLVAALMASSVAMGYHVGTLWVPSLVRQHSDEVAQGILGILGPLTNPGGEGFPWLNGWAMLSLFAYNLRSLGLAFLGSLFTLGAVGLLLPVLTMGVVGFGMYLVPAVGLASPWQYWWQMVLPHGVAELPAILIFGTTMLRMGARWIAPAQGASLGQAWLTALGEAARVLVAVVIPLFALAAFLEAFVTPWMVVHPWMP
- a CDS encoding MBL fold metallo-hydrolase, which encodes MRWVVLGTASAVPKDGLANTHFAFEDGERLVLVDAPEGVSLFLQRAGLSPQAITDIVLTHFHPDHVSGLVPLLMGLWLQGRQAPLHLYGLEYTLSRVETLMDLFTWKNWPDFYPLILHRIPEEEYASVLETPHSRWVASPGRHVIPVMGLRVEMPSTGQILVYSADTEPCAAIERLAQNASVLFHEATGDFAGHTSPEQAAALAVRAGVERLCLVHLCPATAQQALAAASKVFPGAVEIPRPFQAFHFA